The nucleotide sequence TCACGGGTGCCGCCCGCGACGCCCATGATCAACGCGAAGTTCGACACCAGCCCATCGTTGGCGCCGAACACCGCCGCACGCAGCGACCCACCCACCGACGTGCGGTGGCGCGCGTCGGCGAGCGCGAGCCCCTCCCCCACGCTGTCGGTCGAGGCGAGCGCCAGCGCCCGGCCGTGCGCGGTCTCCTCCTCGACCATCCCTGGCGCGGCATGGACACTGGCGCGGTAGCGGTCCCGGTCAGCTGCCTCGGCACGGACCACCACCGGCAGCACCCGCTCCACGCCGAACCGCCGCGC is from Euzebyales bacterium and encodes:
- a CDS encoding VIT1/CCC1 transporter family protein, encoding MGTSALDRADWSAVDAADLARFETFWRDEVAAAALYRDLAGLVDGDRRSLLLELAATEERHAAHWAALLEGHGRELVAPSRPWRDRLLLLVARRFGVERVLPVVVRAEAADRDRYRASVHAAPGMVEEETAHGRALALASTDSVGEGLALADARHRTSVGGSLRAAVFGANDGLVSNFALIMGVAGGTR